The nucleotide sequence CGCTGCCGGCCGCCCGCGGACCCGTCAGCACCGCCCTGCTGGCCGTGCTGCGCGAGGAGCGCCCCTCCGCCGAGCTGCACGGCGCCGCGCAGGAGTGGGCCGCCACGACCGATTCAGGCGGCGCCGGGATCGTCACCGACGAGGACGCCCAGCTGACCCTGACGCTGCTCTACGAGCTGCACCTGCAGGGCTTGGCCGGCGTGGACGACTCCTGGGAGTGGAACCCCGACCTGCTGGCTACCCGTGCCCTGCTGGAGGGCCCCTTCGAGGCAGCGCTGCGGGCGCTGGTGGAGCTGCCCGAGGCCACGCCGGACACCTTGCAGCAGACGCTGGAGACCATGACCACCGCCGAGGGCGGCCCGGGCCTGTCCCGCCACCTGGCCCGCACCGGCACCCTCGAGCAGTGGCAGGAGTTCTGCGCGCACCGCTCGATCTACCAGCTGCGCGAGGCCGACCCCCACACCCTGGGCATCCCCCGGCTGGCCGGTGGCCCCAAGGCTGCGCTGGTGGAGGTGCAGGCCGACGAGTACGGCGGGGGCCGGGCCGAGCGCATGCACTCCACCCTCTTCGGCCACACCATGCGCGAGCTGGGCATCGACGCCAGCTACGCCGCACACCTGGACCGCGTGCCCGCCGTCACCCTGGCCTCGGTCAACGCCCTGTCGCTGTTCGCGCTGCACCGCCGCCTGCTCGGCGCTCTCGTCGGGCACCTGTGCGCGGTGGAGATGACGTCGTCGCTGCCCTGCAAGGTCTACGCCCGCGGTCTGCGCCGGCTGGGCTTCGGCACCGCCGCCACCCTGTTCTTCGACGAGCACGTCGAGGCGGATGCGGTGCACGAGCAGATCGTCAGCCGCGACCTGGCCGGCGGCCTGGCCCGCCAGCAGCCGGAGCGGACCGCCGACGTCGTCCTCGGCGCGGCGGTGTGCCTGGCCATGGACGAGCTCGGGGCCCAGCACATGATGGACCGCTGGCAGGCCGGGCAGAGCTCGCTGCGTGGCGAGGGGCCGCTCAAACCAGCGGCTTGACCGCGCGGATCACCACGAGCTCCTCGGTGCGCTCGCCCTGCGGAATGAGCCCGCGCGACTCCATCAGCGCCGCCCGGGCACGCATGACAGGACCGAACTGCACCGTGGCGCGGTCGGCCACCGAGGCGGAGAGCCCGTCGGCGGAGAGCAGCTTCAACGTGGTCTCCACCCCGCACACCGCGGAGTGCACCACCAGCATCGTCCCGCCCGGGGCGAGGACCTTGGGGGCCTCGGCGCACACGCGGTCGAGCACCGCCCGGCCGTCCACCCCGCCGTCCCAGGCCCGAGCCTGACCACGGGTGGGCAGGCGGTCGTCCTGGGCGGGCACGTAGGGCGGGTTCGACAGGATCACGTCGAAGCGTTGGTCCGAGACCGGCTCCACCAGGTCACCGCGCCTGGGCGTCAGCTTGTGGCCGCGCAGCCGGGCGTTGACCCAGGCCGCCGTCAGCGCGCGACGACTCACGTCCACCACCGTGACGCTGGCCGCGCCCTCGATGGCGGCGACCACCCCCAGCGCACCGGTTCCGGTGCAGATGTCCAGCACGTGCTGGCCAGGAGCCCGGACCTCGCGGCGGTACACCTCCGCCAGCAGCCACGTGTCGTCTTGCGGTGGGTACACGCCCGGTGGGCGCAGCAGCAGCATGTCGTTTACCAAACCATTAGTCCCGCAGTTGCGCTCATCGGCCCCTCCGCTCGCCGGCGGCGTGGACGCCGGACAGGTTGGCCGGCACGGTCCACGGTAGCGAGGGTCGCGGTCGAGTACCGGACGTGGCCGGGCCACCCCCGCCCCCACCTGGCCCCGAGGCGGCAGAAAAACCAGTGTGAGAATCCCCACTGAGGCGTAACCGCCCAGGTCAGCGTCCTGCAGCGGGGTCACCTCCTGGCGTGTCACCGGGCGGTTCGGTGGCCCGCCGACCACGCAACGTCATCCTGGAGATGTGTCCTGCGAGGCCGTTGCGGTCGAGCAGCAAGGAGGTCCTGAGTGAGCCCCGAACCCTGGATCCGGACCGGCGCCGACCTCGCCCTCGAGGCCGAGCACCTGCGCCACAGCATGCGCGACCGTCCCAGCTCCGACGTCGCCACCGGGGCCCTCATGGTGCTCGACGGCCGGGACGAGCTGGCGGCGTTCGCCGAGCTGCAGCGAGTGGCCGAGCAGGAGAACCTGCTGCTCCCCGACCTTGCCGCGGCCCTGGTTCGCCTGGTCGGCCGCACCGTGACCGTGGACGGCCCCAGCGTCCCTGGCGCCGAGCTCAGCGAGCCCAGCGAGACGGTCAGCCGGGACGACCCGCGGGCGCACGAGGTGGCCCTGCAAACCTGGGGGTCGCGGCTGTCCGGCGTCCCTGCGACGGCCCCAGCCCCGACCGCGGTGCGGCTGGGCACCCGCCCGCTGCGGGCACTGCCCGTGGGTGCGTCTCGGCTGGTCGGTGCCGCCGAGCACACGGTGGGGCTGCTGTCGCCGCGCGCGCTGGTCACCCTCAGCGGGACCCTGCTGCCGCCGTGGGGGCGGCCCGGCTCCTAGCGGTCGAGCTGGTGGCCGGCCTCGGTCCAGGCCCTGGTGCCGCCCTGCACGGGGCGGGCGTCGAAACCGCCGAGGTCGAGCGCCCCCGCCGCCTCCATGCTGCGCGTGCCCCCACCGCAGACCAGGTACACCGGCTTGGCGGTGTCCAGGTCTGCGCAGTGGCGGACCAGCGTCTCCAGCGGCATGTTCACCGCCCCGGGGATGTGGCCCTGAGCGAACTCCTCGGCACTGCGCACGTCCACCACCAGCTGCTGGTCTCGCACCGCGTCCGAGAGCTCGGCGACTGTCGTCTGGCGAATCATCTGGCACTCCTGTCCACGTCCCGAGGGCCCCGCCCGCGCCTCGAGCGTAGTTCGCAGCCGGGTACCGGCCCGGGATTCCGCGTCCCATGGGCACCCGCGGAGACCGAGAAGCACTGGCGCTGAGCATGTCTGGCGGGACGGGAACTGGCACAGCAACCCAGGTTCGCACTAGGTTGTGACACAGGACCTACCGCACGCCGAACTCCCACCAATGTGGACCGACGGCCAGTAACATCCGTCGCCTGGCCAGCGCGTCTGCGAGGAGGGGTGCATGCAGCCTCTGTACGACCCCGCCGACCCCACTGTGGACGTGCGCGACCGCGAGGATCTGGCCCCCGAGCCCAGCCTCCTCCCGGCACCAGCGGTACCGCCACTCGAGCCCGGCGACACACAGACCAACCGGCACCTGCGGGCTCGCTGGTCCGGGGCGATCCTCCTGCTCGGCGACGTGCTGCTCAGCGCGCTGGCGCTGGTGGCGCTCGGTCGCGCCACGGCAGACACGGCTACGACCGTGGCGGTCATCGTGGTCACCCTGGCGCTGCAGCGGTCCTACCGCCGACGGCTCACCCTCTCCACCCTGGACGAGCTGCCCCGCCTGGCGCTGGCCGCCGCCATCGGCGTCTTCGCGGCGGGTGTCCTCCTGCACCCGGACGACCAGCCGCTGCCCGCTGCCCGGCTCGCCCTCGCCGTGCTCCTCGCGCTGGTGGTGGGACGGGTGCTCAGCCAGGCACTGGTGCGGTGGCTGCGTCGGCGCGGCACCCTCACCTCCCGGACCCTGGTGATCGGCGGCGGCACCATCGGCGCCCAGCTCACCCGCAACGCGCTGCAGCACGGCGGCCTGGGGCTGCACCCGGTGGGCATCGTGGACGCCAACCCCGTGCCGGAGACGCAGACCCTGGACGTGCAGCTCATCGCACCCGGGTACCCGCTGGCCGAGGTGATCACCTCGTTGCGGGTGGAGACCGTGGTGGTGGCGTTCTCCGAGACCAACGACCTGGAGCTGCTGGACACCCTGCGCACCTGCGACCGGCTCGACTGCGAGCTGCTGGTGGTGCCCCGGCTCTTCGAGCTCGCCAGCGTCACCGGCGACATGGAGCTGGTCCGCGACATCCCGCTCACCCGGGTGCGCCGGGCCCCGCACCGCACCGTGGAGTGGCGCTTCAAGCGGTGGTTCGACGTGCTGTTCAGCGCCGTCGCGCTGGTGCTGCTCGCACCGCTGCTGGCCGTGATCGCCGTGGTGGTGTGGCTGTCCGACCGCTCCGCAGGGGTGCTGTTCCGGCAGACCCGGATCGGTCTGGACGGCGAGGAGTTCGCGGTGCTGAAGTTCCGCACCCTGCGGCCGGTGGACGAGACCGAGTCGGCCACGCTGTGGAACGTCGCCAACGACGCGCGGCTGACCTGGGTGGGCCGGTTCCTGCGCCGCACCTCCCTGGACGAGCTGCCGCAGTTCTGGAACGTGCTCCGCGGCGACATGAGCGTGGTCGGTCCCCGCCCCGAGCGTCCGCACTTCGCCGCCGAGTTCGCCGAGGCGCTGCGCCACTACGGTGCCCGCCACCGCGTGCCGGTGGGCCTGACCGGCTGGGCCGCCGTGCACGGGCTGCGCGGGGACACCTCGGTGCGCGAGCGGGCCTCCTACGACAACTACTACATCGAGAACTGGAGCCTCTGGCTCGACTTCAAGATCATCTGCCGCACCATCCTCGCGGTGGTGCGCCGCACCGGTGGCTGATCCGGTGCTGGTGCTGGCCGGCCTGGCGGCGCTGGCGACGCTGCTGCTGGCCCTGCGGGCGCTGCTCGACCGCCCGCAGCGTGGCCTGCTCGCGCTCGCCGCGCTCGCCCCCTTCCACGGGTTGCTGGTGATCGCCCCGGTGGGCGACGTCGCCTCCTACTGGAAGGAGGCGCTGGTGCTGACCACCCTGGGCGCCACCTTCCTGGCCCCGCGCACCGCCCTTCGCGGTCCCGGTGCCCGCAGCGCCGGTCCCGCACCGTCGCTGCCCTGGTGGCCCGCCGCGGCCGCTCTCGTGGTGCTGGGCTCGGTGTCGGCGCTGGCCACCGCCGGGTTGGTGGGGCTGATCGCCATCAAGATCACCTTCTTCTACCTGCTGGTGGTGGTGGCGCTCTTCCGCGCCCCCTTCAGCGCCCGCGACCGCGACACCCTCGTCAGCATCCTCATGGCGGTGGGGCTGGTGGTCGCCGTGGTGGGGCTGTGGCAGCAGCTGGTGGGGGCGCAGCACCTGGTGGACCTGGGCTACTCCTACAACGTGCAGGTGCGCACCGCGGGTGGTCTGCTGCGCTCGTTCAGCACCTTCGACGCCCCGTTCGCGTTCGGCCTGTACGTGATGCTCAGCCTGGTGGTCGGTGGCGCGGCGGCACTGGCCGAGCCCGGCCGGCTGCGCAACCGGCTGTTCCTGCTGGCCACGACGGTGATGGTGGCCGGCATGGGGGTGTCCATCGTGCGGGCCAGCTACGTGGCGCTGGCGGTGGGCCTGCTGTGGCTGGGCCTGCACCGCCACCCCCGGCTGCTCGCGCTGCTCGGTGGGGCGGTGGTGGCCACCGCGGTGGTCGCCGGCTTCGTCTCCCCGCGCGTGGTGAGCACGCTGTTCTCCTCCTCCAGCCTGGGCGAGCGTGGCTCGGGCTGGAGCGCCATCATCTCCGACGTGCTCAGCCACCCGCTGGGGCTGGGGCTGGGGGCCAGCGGCTCGGCGGCGGACAAGATGGCCGAGGCCAGCGGACGCTCGGCGGCGCTGACCTACCAGCCGGACAACTACTACGTGAAGATGATCCTCGAGCTGGGACCGCTGGGGCTGTGGCTGTTCGTGCTGGTGCTGGTGTGCGCGCTGGTCTCCTGCCTGCGCGCGGCCCGCTTCCTCCGGGGCCGCGACGCCGCGCTCGCCGTGGGCGTGAGCGCGTCCGTCCTGGGAGCCGCGGCAGCCTCGCTGTTCGCCACCTACCTGGAGATCTTTCCGCTCGACATCTACTTCTGGCTACTACTAGGGAGCGTGGGATGCGCCGTCTCGCAGCGCGCGGCCGGGTTGACGAGCGCGCGGCAGGCGCCGAGGAGCGAGGAGGTGGCCGCATCCGCTTCGGCGCCCTCGCCCTGCGTCCCGGTGGCAGCGGGGTCCAGACCTACGCCCGCGAGCTGATCCACGGCGTGGCCGAGCAGCTGCCGGCCGCGGCGCTGTCGGCCGTGGTGCAGCGCGACGCGGTGGGCGAGCTCCCCGCCGGGGTGCACCCGGTGCGCCGGCCGGTGGCCGCGGGGGCGCGGCGCGCCGCGATGGCCATGGCCCCGCTGCGCGGGGTGGACCTGGTGCACGCCCTGGACGTGGACCTGCCCGTGCTGACCCCGGCGCTGCGGGTGGCCACCGTGCACGACATGTCGGTGTTCGACGTGCCCGAGGCCTACAGCCGGGTGCGGGCCACCGGCGAGCGGGCCCTGCTGCGCACGTCGCTGGGCCGGGCGGACCTGCTGCTGGCGGTCTCGGCGTTCACCGCCGAGCGGGTGCAGGCCCTGCTGGGCCGCACCTGCGTGGTCACCCCGCTGGCGCCGGCCCGCTGGGCACGGGTGCCCGACCCCGAGCAGGTCCGCGAGGTGCGCGCGCGGCACGGTCTGCCGGAACGCTTCCTGCTGCAGGTGGGCACCGTGGAACCCCGCAAGGACGTCGCGCTGGTGGCTGCAGCCGCTCGGGAGCTGGACGTGCCGCTGGTGCTGGCCGGGGCCGGGTCCACCGGGCCGGACGCTCCCGCGGGCAGCACCGGGCTGGGCTACGTGGACGTGGCCGACCTGCCCGCCCTGTACCGGGCCGCCACCGTGGTCACCTACGCCTCCCGCTACGAGGGCTTTGGGCTGCCGCCGGTGGAGGCGATGGCCTGCGGTGGCGCCGTGGTGGCCAGCGCAGTGGGCGCGCTGCCGGAAGTGGTGCACGACGGGGCTGTGCTGGTGCGCCGGCACACCGTGGACGCCTGGGTGGCCGCGCTGCGCCCGCTGCTGGCCGACGAGCCCGCCCGCCAGCAGCTGCGCGAGCGGGCGGTGGCCGACGCAGGTCTGCTCAGCTGGCGCAGCACCGCCGCCCAGACCGTCGCCGCCTACCGCAACCTCGGCGCGCGGCTGTGAGTGCCGCGGCGCCCGCACCGCTGGTGCTGGTCAACGCCACCGCCAACGTCTCCGGCGCCGAGGGCGTGCTGCTGGACCTGCTGGAGCTGGCCGTGCAGCGCGGACACCCCGTGACGCTGGCCTGCCCGCCGGGCCCGCTGGCAGCCCGGCGGCCCGCGGGCGTCACCCACCTGCCGCTGCCCGCGCTGGGCCTGGGTGGGGGCCGGGCGCTCGGGGCGGCCCGGCTGGCTGCGCGCTGGGCGCAGGCTGCGCGGGTGCTGCGGCCGGCGGTGCGCCGGCCGGGCGCTCGCACCGTGGTCAACTCCCTGCTGGCCCTGCCCGCGGTGCGCCTGGCCGCCCCGACCGGGGGCGCGTCGTGGCTGGTGCACGACACGGTGCACCAGGCCCAGCAGCGGCTGGTGGTCCGGGCCGGCCGAGCCGGGCTGCGCCGGGTGGTGGCGGTCTCGACAGCGACCGCAACGCCGCTGCGCGCCCTGGGCCTGCCGGTGCAGGTGGTCGGCAACGGGGTGAGCTGGCCGGTGGACGCGGTGCCCACCACGACGCTGCACCACCCCCCGGTGGTCGGCTGCCTGGCCCTGCTCACCCCCTGGAAGGGGCACGCCGTGCTGCTGGAGGCGGTGGCCCAGCTGCCCGAGGTGCACCTGGAGCTGGCCGGCGGGGCGTTTCCCGGCGACGCCGTCCACGCCGAGGGCCTGCGCCGGCGCGCGGCCCAGCCCGACCTGGCGGGGCGAGTGCGCTTCCTCGGCCACGTCGCCGCGCTCGACGCCATGCGGGGCTGGGACGTCTGCGTCTCGGCCAGCACCTCCCCGGAGGCGTGCCCGCTGTCGGTGCTGGAGGCGCTGAGCCTGGGGGTGCCGGTGGTGGGCACCGACCACGGCGGCACCTCCGAGCTGCTGCGCGAGGGGGCCGGGCTGCTGGTGCCGCCCGGCGACGTGGCGGCCCTGGCTGCCGCCCTCACCCGCGTCCTGGACGACGCCGGGCTGCGCGCCGAGACCGCCCGCTGCGGGCGGGCCCGGGTCGCCGCCGAGCACGACCGCAGCCACACCCTGCCGCGGATGCTGGACGAATTGCTGCCGAGCTGATCAGGGGCGCGACTTCGCTGCCGAAATAGCATGGGAGACAGGTGGACCAGTCCAGGCTTGCACGCCGGGGCCGGTGCGGACGGGGGAGACAGTGACAGCGCACCGCAGACGACCGGGGGACGAGCATGATGTCGAGGGCGCTGCCGTGACGGCACCGGCAGGCAGGCGGGTGCGACGGCCGGGGCTGGCTGTCTGCGCCCTGGCCGTGGTCCTCACCGTGCTGGGTTGCTCCGCACCGGAAGGCCCCGGGCCGCTGTCCGCCCCGGTCTCCGCCACCACCCCGGACGGGCGCACGCTCGTGGACCCGGCGCCGACGGCGAGGGAGAGGCCTCCGGTCGGCATGTCCTCCGGGGCGCCGTTCTCCTACCTGTCCAACACCGAGCTCAACCGCGAGCTGGACATCGCCCGTGACCTCGGCGCCACCTGGATGCGCATCGACGTGGACTGGGCCGAGATCGAGCCGACCCAGGGCCGCTTCGACTGGACCAACATCGACCGGGTGGTCCGCGCCGTGCGCGGGCACGGCCTGCAGGTGCTCGGCATCCTCACCTACACCCCCTACTGGGCCCAGGACCCCGCCAGCAGCCACGACAGCACCCACGTCCGGCCGGCAAACCCCGAGCTGTTCGGCGCCTTCGCCGGGGAGGCGGCTCGCCACTTCGGCGGCGACGTCGCCGCGTGGGAGATCTGGAACGAGCCGAACCTGGAGGAGTTCTTCCTGCCGCGCCCGGACGTGCAGGCCTACACCCAGCTGCTGCGGGCGAGCCACCGAGCCATTCACGCGGCCACTCCCGGGGCCACCGTGCTGGGGGGGAGCCTGGCACCGGCGGAGAACCTGCCGGATGGTTCCGCCGTGGCGCCCACCACCTTCCTGGAGCAGATGTACGCCGCCGGGGCCAAGAACTTCATGGACGCCGTCTCGGTGCACCCGTACAGCTTTCCCGCCCAGCCGTCGGACCCGGCCACGGCCGACTGGAACACCTTCTACCGGCTGCGGTACATGCGGGCCACCATGCTCCGCTTCGACGACGCCGCCAAGCAGGTCTGGCTCACCGAGTACGGCGCCCCCACCGGGACGGTCCGGGCCGGGGAGAACCTGGTCCGCATCGACGAGCGCCAGCAGGCGGCGATCATCGCCGAGGGGCTGCGCTACGCCGGGGAGCTGGGCTACGTGGGCCCGGTCTTCCTGTACAGCATCCGGGACGAGGACACCGGCCACCGGGAGAGCGTGCGCAACTTCGGCCTGGTCCGCACCGACTTCACCCGCAAGGCGGCCTACACCGTGGTGCAGGAGTACACCCGGCCGCGATAGCCGTCCAACTCCCCCGGACCGCTCAACAAAGCAGCGCAGCGGCCGATAGTCACTAAGAGTTATTCACTCTGACCGGGTGTTGCCAATCACACGGGCCGAGGGCTAACTTTACGGCCAGTTCACTCCCGTCACTCCCTGACATTTCCACGGGCGCAGGCGTACCCGTCGAGGTCACTCTACGTAGTGGAGAACCAACTATGCGTAGGTTCCGCGTCCTCGCCGCCGCCGCCCTCACCGCCGCCACCCTGGTGCTGCCCCTGGCGTCGGGAGCCGCGTCCGCCGCCCCCGCCCTGTCGGCCGGTGCAGCGACCGTGCCCGCCGCCGGCAGCATCGGCATGAACGGCGGGGGCGACCTGATGTGGGAGCCCGCCGACCAGCTGGCCGCCGACCTGGACGCCATGCGCGCCGCCGGCGCGGGCTGGGTGCGGCTGGACATCGACTGGTCCTCCATCGAGGGCACCAAGGGACGCCAGAGCTGGTCCAACGCCGACCGGGTGGTCGACGCCGCCCGCAGCCGCGGCCTGCAGGTCCTCGGCATCGCCACCTACGCCCCCCGCTGGGCCCAGGACGCCTCGGTGCCCGCGGGCACCACGCACGGACGTCCGGCCAGCGCCGAGGCCTTCGGCACCTTCGCCGGCCAGGCCGCCGCCCACTTCGCCGGGCGCATCTCCGCGTGGGAGATCTGGAACGAGCCGAACCTGGCCACGTTCTTCTCCCCGCGCGTGGACGCCGGCTTCTACACCTCGCTGGTCAAGGCCAGCGCCACTGCCATCCGCGCCAACGCCCCGGGCGCCACCGTGCTCGCCGGGTCGATGGCCCCCGCGGTGGACAGCCGGGACGGCAGCTCGACCTCGCCGGTGACCTTCCTGCAGCAGATGTACAACGCGGGTGTCCAGCCCTACATGGACGCGGTGTCGGTGCACCCGTACAGCTTCCCGGCCCTGCCCAGCGACCCGACCACGGCGAACTGGAACACCTTCTACCGGCTGCGCAACGTGCACGACCTGATGGTCAGCAAGGGTGACGCCGGCAAGAAGATCTGGCTCACCGAGTTCGGCGCTCCCACCGGCCCCGGCAACAACGCGGTGACCGAGCAGCAGCAGGCCTCGATCATCGCCGACGGCCTGGCCACCGCCCGCGGCCTGTCCTACACCGGCCCGACCTTCCTTTACGAGATCCGCGACTCCCGCACCGGGACCGCAGACCTGGAGGAGAACTTCGGGCTGCTGC is from Rhodococcus sp. X156 and encodes:
- a CDS encoding glycosyltransferase family 4 protein; the encoded protein is MSAAAPAPLVLVNATANVSGAEGVLLDLLELAVQRGHPVTLACPPGPLAARRPAGVTHLPLPALGLGGGRALGAARLAARWAQAARVLRPAVRRPGARTVVNSLLALPAVRLAAPTGGASWLVHDTVHQAQQRLVVRAGRAGLRRVVAVSTATATPLRALGLPVQVVGNGVSWPVDAVPTTTLHHPPVVGCLALLTPWKGHAVLLEAVAQLPEVHLELAGGAFPGDAVHAEGLRRRAAQPDLAGRVRFLGHVAALDAMRGWDVCVSASTSPEACPLSVLEALSLGVPVVGTDHGGTSELLREGAGLLVPPGDVAALAAALTRVLDDAGLRAETARCGRARVAAEHDRSHTLPRMLDELLPS
- a CDS encoding ANTAR domain-containing protein; its protein translation is MSPEPWIRTGADLALEAEHLRHSMRDRPSSDVATGALMVLDGRDELAAFAELQRVAEQENLLLPDLAAALVRLVGRTVTVDGPSVPGAELSEPSETVSRDDPRAHEVALQTWGSRLSGVPATAPAPTAVRLGTRPLRALPVGASRLVGAAEHTVGLLSPRALVTLSGTLLPPWGRPGS
- a CDS encoding rhodanese-like domain-containing protein encodes the protein MIRQTTVAELSDAVRDQQLVVDVRSAEEFAQGHIPGAVNMPLETLVRHCADLDTAKPVYLVCGGGTRSMEAAGALDLGGFDARPVQGGTRAWTEAGHQLDR
- a CDS encoding O-antigen ligase family protein yields the protein MADPVLVLAGLAALATLLLALRALLDRPQRGLLALAALAPFHGLLVIAPVGDVASYWKEALVLTTLGATFLAPRTALRGPGARSAGPAPSLPWWPAAAALVVLGSVSALATAGLVGLIAIKITFFYLLVVVALFRAPFSARDRDTLVSILMAVGLVVAVVGLWQQLVGAQHLVDLGYSYNVQVRTAGGLLRSFSTFDAPFAFGLYVMLSLVVGGAAALAEPGRLRNRLFLLATTVMVAGMGVSIVRASYVALAVGLLWLGLHRHPRLLALLGGAVVATAVVAGFVSPRVVSTLFSSSSLGERGSGWSAIISDVLSHPLGLGLGASGSAADKMAEASGRSAALTYQPDNYYVKMILELGPLGLWLFVLVLVCALVSCLRAARFLRGRDAALAVGVSASVLGAAAASLFATYLEIFPLDIYFWLLLGSVGCAVSQRAAGLTSARQAPRSEEVAASASAPSPCVPVAAGSRPTPAS
- a CDS encoding sugar transferase gives rise to the protein MQPLYDPADPTVDVRDREDLAPEPSLLPAPAVPPLEPGDTQTNRHLRARWSGAILLLGDVLLSALALVALGRATADTATTVAVIVVTLALQRSYRRRLTLSTLDELPRLALAAAIGVFAAGVLLHPDDQPLPAARLALAVLLALVVGRVLSQALVRWLRRRGTLTSRTLVIGGGTIGAQLTRNALQHGGLGLHPVGIVDANPVPETQTLDVQLIAPGYPLAEVITSLRVETVVVAFSETNDLELLDTLRTCDRLDCELLVVPRLFELASVTGDMELVRDIPLTRVRRAPHRTVEWRFKRWFDVLFSAVALVLLAPLLAVIAVVVWLSDRSAGVLFRQTRIGLDGEEFAVLKFRTLRPVDETESATLWNVANDARLTWVGRFLRRTSLDELPQFWNVLRGDMSVVGPRPERPHFAAEFAEALRHYGARHRVPVGLTGWAAVHGLRGDTSVRERASYDNYYIENWSLWLDFKIICRTILAVVRRTGG
- a CDS encoding iron-containing redox enzyme family protein; this translates as MSEVVLAEACAAPVGAGTAMPLPAARGPVSTALLAVLREERPSAELHGAAQEWAATTDSGGAGIVTDEDAQLTLTLLYELHLQGLAGVDDSWEWNPDLLATRALLEGPFEAALRALVELPEATPDTLQQTLETMTTAEGGPGLSRHLARTGTLEQWQEFCAHRSIYQLREADPHTLGIPRLAGGPKAALVEVQADEYGGGRAERMHSTLFGHTMRELGIDASYAAHLDRVPAVTLASVNALSLFALHRRLLGALVGHLCAVEMTSSLPCKVYARGLRRLGFGTAATLFFDEHVEADAVHEQIVSRDLAGGLARQQPERTADVVLGAAVCLAMDELGAQHMMDRWQAGQSSLRGEGPLKPAA
- a CDS encoding HemK2/MTQ2 family protein methyltransferase, whose product is MLLRPPGVYPPQDDTWLLAEVYRREVRAPGQHVLDICTGTGALGVVAAIEGAASVTVVDVSRRALTAAWVNARLRGHKLTPRRGDLVEPVSDQRFDVILSNPPYVPAQDDRLPTRGQARAWDGGVDGRAVLDRVCAEAPKVLAPGGTMLVVHSAVCGVETTLKLLSADGLSASVADRATVQFGPVMRARAALMESRGLIPQGERTEELVVIRAVKPLV
- a CDS encoding cellulase family glycosylhydrolase, producing MRRFRVLAAAALTAATLVLPLASGAASAAPALSAGAATVPAAGSIGMNGGGDLMWEPADQLAADLDAMRAAGAGWVRLDIDWSSIEGTKGRQSWSNADRVVDAARSRGLQVLGIATYAPRWAQDASVPAGTTHGRPASAEAFGTFAGQAAAHFAGRISAWEIWNEPNLATFFSPRVDAGFYTSLVKASATAIRANAPGATVLAGSMAPAVDSRDGSSTSPVTFLQQMYNAGVQPYMDAVSVHPYSFPALPSDPTTANWNTFYRLRNVHDLMVSKGDAGKKIWLTEFGAPTGPGNNAVTEQQQASIIADGLATARGLSYTGPTFLYEIRDSRTGTADLEENFGLLRTDRSAKPAYTAVSQAARDTGAVAPSTPAPAPAPAPAPAPAPPAAVPAPDFFSSVWSWLLALLTTWFR
- a CDS encoding beta-galactosidase, yielding MTAPAGRRVRRPGLAVCALAVVLTVLGCSAPEGPGPLSAPVSATTPDGRTLVDPAPTARERPPVGMSSGAPFSYLSNTELNRELDIARDLGATWMRIDVDWAEIEPTQGRFDWTNIDRVVRAVRGHGLQVLGILTYTPYWAQDPASSHDSTHVRPANPELFGAFAGEAARHFGGDVAAWEIWNEPNLEEFFLPRPDVQAYTQLLRASHRAIHAATPGATVLGGSLAPAENLPDGSAVAPTTFLEQMYAAGAKNFMDAVSVHPYSFPAQPSDPATADWNTFYRLRYMRATMLRFDDAAKQVWLTEYGAPTGTVRAGENLVRIDERQQAAIIAEGLRYAGELGYVGPVFLYSIRDEDTGHRESVRNFGLVRTDFTRKAAYTVVQEYTRPR
- a CDS encoding glycosyltransferase family 1 protein, encoding MSAVVQRDAVGELPAGVHPVRRPVAAGARRAAMAMAPLRGVDLVHALDVDLPVLTPALRVATVHDMSVFDVPEAYSRVRATGERALLRTSLGRADLLLAVSAFTAERVQALLGRTCVVTPLAPARWARVPDPEQVREVRARHGLPERFLLQVGTVEPRKDVALVAAAARELDVPLVLAGAGSTGPDAPAGSTGLGYVDVADLPALYRAATVVTYASRYEGFGLPPVEAMACGGAVVASAVGALPEVVHDGAVLVRRHTVDAWVAALRPLLADEPARQQLRERAVADAGLLSWRSTAAQTVAAYRNLGARL